Proteins encoded by one window of Salmonirosea aquatica:
- a CDS encoding ATP-binding protein has protein sequence MKNRTGAPVDGNDFFGREKEIAYVWDLLQNGNNILLPSPRRVGKSSFAKKMLEKAEGEGWEVIEINLERAHSELEFVELLTGELRKMSVWERSKESGIKLLEIISALKPTLSIGGAEVKLDWKKEKSNIYRELERILPHDREVLIFFDEVAVLLNGILLDSNGDKRQIEELMHWLRSLRQVSGSQIRWIFCSSVGIENFTTGHQLSKTINDFSYYELKPFSSEAATSMIIELEKGGNVTFNEEIRAQMLAKLGYLLPYFIQVLFEKMKGKIQIEDALIDQNLVNKAYNEIIEGAYLNTWDERLREQYGDHKDDAYLLLRHICRAKEGMKRENLHNLLYQKYSDADRTDSILATLLNMLQNDGYLAENNAHYLFRSPLIRDFWFNRFVK, from the coding sequence ATGAAGAACAGAACCGGTGCTCCCGTAGATGGCAACGATTTTTTTGGGAGAGAAAAGGAAATAGCCTATGTATGGGATTTGCTCCAAAATGGGAATAACATCTTGCTGCCCTCGCCCCGTCGGGTAGGTAAGAGCTCCTTTGCCAAGAAAATGCTCGAAAAAGCCGAAGGGGAAGGATGGGAAGTCATTGAGATCAACCTGGAACGGGCGCACTCGGAACTGGAATTTGTGGAACTGCTGACCGGAGAACTACGAAAAATGTCCGTTTGGGAAAGAAGTAAGGAGTCGGGCATTAAGTTGCTTGAAATAATTAGTGCTTTAAAACCAACCTTAAGTATAGGCGGGGCAGAAGTCAAACTGGACTGGAAGAAAGAAAAATCAAATATATACCGCGAGTTAGAACGAATTCTTCCGCACGATCGGGAAGTTCTGATTTTCTTCGACGAGGTAGCCGTACTGCTCAATGGCATATTACTGGACAGTAATGGTGACAAACGACAAATAGAAGAACTCATGCACTGGCTCAGGAGCCTCCGGCAGGTATCCGGCTCACAAATCCGCTGGATTTTTTGCAGCTCAGTGGGTATCGAGAACTTTACCACTGGTCATCAACTCAGTAAAACCATCAATGACTTTTCCTATTATGAACTCAAACCGTTCAGTTCTGAGGCAGCTACTTCCATGATCATCGAGTTAGAAAAAGGAGGAAACGTAACGTTCAACGAAGAAATCAGAGCACAAATGCTGGCTAAGTTAGGGTACCTACTACCTTACTTTATTCAAGTACTGTTTGAAAAAATGAAAGGGAAAATCCAGATAGAGGACGCTCTGATTGATCAAAACCTAGTAAACAAAGCGTACAATGAAATAATCGAAGGGGCGTATCTGAATACCTGGGACGAGCGGCTGCGGGAACAATATGGCGATCACAAAGACGATGCCTATTTGCTACTCCGGCATATTTGCCGGGCAAAAGAAGGGATGAAGCGGGAGAATCTGCACAATCTACTATACCAGAAGTACAGCGACGCCGACCGGACGGATAGCATCCTGGCAACCTTGCTGAACATGCTCCAGAACGACGGCTATCTGGCGGAGAACAACGCCCACTACCTATTCCGCTCTCCGCTGATTCGTGATTTCTGGTTTAACCGATTTGTAAAATGA
- a CDS encoding M23 family metallopeptidase, with the protein MIWRNVGNSLMALSVIMALMGWSRVETPSEQMLNYVHQFQQIQIDIRECNVSPDSAARAFQATMRNIQSVLPLLDSCRDDAANRFVYPLRGYLPRYSIGGNGRGFRAKGFDLFDADARGSHPAHDLFIRDGNQDNLDDHMCLPVDLLSFSQGVVLATDTTWQPESELRGGNFVWVYDPCLNGLFYYAHNSRVVVQPGQWVQSGQKLGEIGRTGLNAYKGRSPTHVHMMFLRLDSSYLPQPENPLAWLREAEVKEW; encoded by the coding sequence ATGATTTGGAGAAACGTAGGCAATAGCCTGATGGCGCTCTCAGTGATCATGGCTTTGATGGGATGGAGCCGGGTAGAAACGCCTTCGGAACAAATGCTGAACTATGTGCACCAGTTTCAGCAAATCCAGATCGACATCCGGGAATGCAACGTCAGCCCCGACTCGGCGGCACGGGCTTTCCAGGCTACCATGCGTAACATCCAAAGCGTGCTGCCCCTGCTGGACTCCTGCCGCGACGACGCGGCCAATCGGTTCGTGTATCCACTCCGGGGGTACCTGCCCCGCTATTCCATCGGGGGCAATGGGCGCGGTTTCCGCGCCAAAGGATTCGACCTGTTTGATGCCGATGCGCGCGGGAGCCACCCCGCCCACGATTTGTTCATCCGCGATGGCAATCAGGACAATCTCGACGACCACATGTGCCTTCCCGTCGATCTGCTTTCATTCAGTCAGGGCGTCGTGCTGGCTACCGACACTACCTGGCAACCCGAAAGTGAATTACGCGGCGGTAATTTCGTTTGGGTATACGATCCCTGCCTCAACGGACTTTTCTACTATGCCCACAACAGCCGCGTGGTGGTGCAGCCCGGCCAATGGGTACAGTCCGGCCAGAAACTCGGCGAGATAGGTCGCACCGGCCTCAACGCCTACAAGGGACGCTCCCCTACCCACGTACACATGATGTTCCTGCGGCTGGATAGCAGCTACCTACCCCAACCCGAGAATCCGCTGGCGTGGCTGCGCGAGGCGGAGGTGAAAGAGTGGTAA